In Sphingobacterium sp. lm-10, one DNA window encodes the following:
- a CDS encoding 30S ribosomal protein THX, with the protein MGKGDKKTKKGKIIAGSYGRSRPGKRTEGRKPSDTTAKPVEE; encoded by the coding sequence ATGGGTAAAGGTGATAAGAAAACTAAAAAAGGAAAAATCATTGCAGGGTCTTATGGAAGAAGTAGACCCGGAAAAAGGACAGAAGGGCGAAAGCCTTCAGATACAACTGCTAAGCCAGTAGAAGAATAA
- the guaB gene encoding IMP dehydrogenase has product MQLDPHKFVAEGLTYDDVLLIPAFSEILPRDVDTSTYLTRKIKINIPLVSAAMDTVTGADLAIAIAQAGGIGMLHKNMTIQEQAAEVRKVKRSESGMIQDPVTLNINATVGDAFQIMRDHKIGGIPVIDTDGKLQGIVTNRDLRFQKDMGLPIAELMTKTNLVTAPEGTDLIRAEEILHDYKIEKLPVVDKNGILKGLITFKDIQKYRHYPNAAKDEHGRLLVGAAVGVTPDTIERVDALVKAGVDVVTIDTAHGHSLGVINKLKEVKAAYPNLQVIVGNIATGQAAKDLVEAGADAVKVGIGPGSICTTRIIAGVGVPQLYAVYEVAKALEGTGVPLIADGGIKQTGDIAKAIAAGASTIMAGSLFAGVEEAPGETIIYEGRKFKSYRGMGSVEAMEKGSKDRYFQDVEEDIKKLVPEGIVGRVPVKGTLAEVVYQYIGGLRASMGYCGAKNIERLKEAQFVKITGAGLRESHPHNIQITKEAPNYNSRG; this is encoded by the coding sequence ATGCAATTAGACCCACACAAATTTGTAGCAGAAGGACTTACTTACGACGATGTGTTATTAATTCCGGCTTTTTCGGAAATATTACCTCGCGACGTGGATACGAGTACCTATCTTACCCGTAAAATCAAAATTAATATTCCATTAGTTTCCGCTGCGATGGATACCGTTACTGGTGCTGATCTGGCTATTGCTATTGCGCAAGCTGGCGGTATCGGTATGTTGCACAAGAACATGACCATCCAAGAGCAGGCTGCCGAAGTGCGTAAGGTAAAGCGCTCAGAGAGTGGAATGATTCAGGATCCCGTTACTTTAAATATTAATGCCACCGTAGGTGACGCTTTCCAGATCATGCGTGACCACAAAATTGGTGGAATACCAGTGATTGATACCGATGGGAAATTACAGGGTATCGTTACCAATAGGGATCTTCGTTTTCAGAAAGATATGGGTCTCCCAATTGCTGAGTTGATGACCAAAACAAATTTGGTGACGGCGCCAGAAGGAACTGATCTGATTCGGGCCGAGGAGATCTTGCACGATTACAAAATTGAAAAGCTGCCAGTTGTCGATAAAAATGGCATCTTGAAAGGCCTAATTACATTTAAAGATATTCAGAAATACAGACATTACCCTAATGCAGCTAAAGATGAGCATGGTCGCCTGCTAGTTGGTGCTGCGGTAGGCGTTACGCCGGATACCATAGAGCGGGTGGATGCCTTGGTAAAAGCAGGAGTAGACGTGGTAACCATTGATACGGCACATGGCCACTCATTGGGCGTTATCAATAAGCTGAAAGAGGTAAAAGCAGCCTACCCGAATCTGCAAGTGATCGTGGGTAATATCGCCACAGGACAGGCCGCTAAGGATTTGGTAGAAGCTGGAGCAGACGCTGTAAAAGTGGGTATTGGTCCAGGATCTATTTGTACTACCCGGATCATTGCTGGCGTAGGTGTTCCGCAATTATATGCGGTATATGAAGTGGCCAAAGCATTGGAAGGAACGGGGGTGCCATTAATTGCCGACGGTGGTATAAAACAAACGGGTGATATCGCAAAAGCGATCGCAGCCGGGGCTAGTACCATCATGGCAGGTTCTCTATTTGCGGGGGTAGAAGAAGCCCCTGGCGAAACGATTATATACGAGGGTCGGAAATTTAAATCCTACCGTGGAATGGGCTCTGTAGAAGCGATGGAAAAGGGTTCTAAGGATCGTTACTTCCAGGACGTAGAAGAGGATATTAAAAAATTGGTACCAGAAGGTATTGTAGGTCGTGTTCCGGTCAAAGGAACATTGGCAGAGGTGGTATATCAATATATTGGTGGCTTGCGCGCATCTATGGGTTACTGTGGTGCTAAGAATATTGAGCGTTTGAAAGAAGCACAATTCGTCAAAATCACAGGTGCTGGTTTACGGGAATCGCATCCACATAATATTCAAATCACGAAAGAAGCGCCAAACTATAATAGTCGTGGATAA
- the lysS gene encoding lysine--tRNA ligase — MALSAQEQQRRQNLQGIIDLGINPYPAEEFEVNVTAADITENYERDKLNYKNISFAGRIMSRRIMGSASFVELQDSTGRIQAYVKRDDICSGEDKSLYNTVFKKLLDIGDIVGIQGYVFTTQTGEISIHVQALKVLTKALRPLPIVKEAEGKIYDAFTDPEQRYRMRYVDLIVNTQTKETFVKRTKLYSAMRQFFNDAGYMEVETPVLQSIPGGAAARPFVTHHNALDIPLYLRIANELYLKRLIVGGFDGVYEFSKNFRNEGMDRTHNPEFTVMEIYVAYKDYHWMMNFTEKLLEHCAIAVNGTSKATFGEQTIDFKAPFVRVTMTDAIKQFTGFDISGKSEEELREAARGMGIAVNDTMGKGKLIDEIFGEKCEGNFIQPTFITDYPIEMSPLTKKHRDNPELTERFELMVCGKEIANAYSELNDPIDQRARFEDQLTLSEKGDDEAMFIDQDFLRALEYGMPPTSGLGIGMDRLIMFLTNNASIQEVLFFPQMRPEKISKVSTEEEFAALGIPAGWVPVLQKMGFETIESLKEANPNKVFNDLGGMRKKLKLDLSMPSKEEVAAWFAAAQ, encoded by the coding sequence ATGGCACTTTCCGCACAGGAACAGCAACGCAGGCAAAATCTTCAGGGTATCATCGATTTAGGTATAAACCCTTATCCTGCGGAGGAGTTTGAGGTCAATGTAACCGCAGCCGATATCACGGAGAATTACGAAAGAGATAAGTTAAACTACAAGAATATTAGTTTTGCAGGACGCATTATGAGCCGCCGCATTATGGGCAGCGCATCGTTCGTAGAGCTTCAAGATTCTACCGGCCGTATCCAGGCGTATGTGAAGCGCGATGATATTTGCTCCGGAGAAGATAAATCCTTATACAACACCGTATTCAAAAAACTGCTAGATATTGGCGACATCGTCGGGATACAAGGATACGTGTTTACCACGCAAACCGGCGAAATCAGTATTCATGTGCAAGCATTGAAAGTACTCACCAAAGCCTTGCGTCCGCTACCTATCGTCAAAGAAGCAGAAGGCAAGATATATGATGCATTCACCGATCCAGAGCAACGTTACCGTATGCGGTACGTGGATTTGATTGTGAATACGCAAACCAAAGAAACCTTTGTAAAGCGCACCAAATTATATAGTGCTATGCGTCAGTTTTTCAATGATGCAGGTTATATGGAAGTAGAAACTCCGGTATTGCAATCCATACCAGGCGGAGCCGCTGCACGCCCATTTGTGACCCATCATAATGCCCTAGATATCCCACTTTATCTACGTATTGCCAATGAATTGTATTTGAAACGTCTGATTGTTGGTGGTTTTGATGGCGTATATGAGTTCTCCAAGAACTTCCGCAACGAAGGTATGGACCGCACGCACAATCCAGAATTCACGGTCATGGAAATCTATGTGGCTTACAAGGATTACCATTGGATGATGAACTTCACCGAGAAATTATTGGAGCATTGTGCTATCGCCGTAAATGGCACTTCTAAAGCCACTTTTGGTGAGCAGACAATTGACTTCAAAGCGCCATTTGTACGCGTTACCATGACGGATGCCATCAAACAGTTCACTGGTTTCGATATCTCTGGAAAATCGGAAGAAGAACTTCGCGAAGCTGCCCGCGGAATGGGAATCGCTGTAAACGACACCATGGGAAAAGGTAAATTGATCGACGAGATTTTTGGAGAGAAATGTGAAGGTAATTTTATCCAACCGACATTCATCACCGATTACCCTATCGAAATGTCGCCACTAACAAAAAAACATCGGGATAACCCGGAGTTGACGGAGCGATTCGAATTGATGGTATGCGGTAAAGAGATTGCCAATGCCTATTCGGAGCTGAATGATCCAATCGATCAGCGCGCGCGTTTTGAAGATCAACTAACCCTTTCGGAGAAAGGTGATGACGAGGCTATGTTTATTGATCAGGACTTTCTACGGGCGTTGGAGTATGGCATGCCGCCTACCTCGGGCCTAGGAATTGGAATGGATCGTTTGATCATGTTTCTAACCAATAACGCTTCGATTCAAGAAGTCTTGTTTTTCCCTCAAATGCGCCCAGAAAAAATAAGTAAGGTATCTACGGAAGAAGAGTTTGCGGCATTGGGAATTCCAGCTGGCTGGGTACCTGTTTTGCAAAAAATGGGTTTTGAAACCATTGAGTCATTGAAAGAAGCGAATCCTAATAAAGTCTTTAACGACTTGGGCGGGATGCGCAAAAAATTGAAATTGGATCTGTCAATGCCTTCGAAAGAAGAAGTGGCGGCATGGTTTGCTGCTGCACAATAA